In one window of Pedosphaera parvula Ellin514 DNA:
- a CDS encoding AsmA-like C-terminal region-containing protein — MRISVLLLILSLVAAGIYLNQVGLPDVLKAPLIGKLHDKGVDLQFSRLRLRWYRGIVAENVVFGQVPQGTNDPQIFIREVEVKLNHEALKSFQLSPDSLILHNGEVLWAEAETNRNRQALAVNKIETRLRFLPNDQWELENFKASVAGVQVNLSGSLTNASAMREWTKGQGTNMASPKKLQDRLNRVEDTFERIKFFTPPEINLVFHGDARNLESFDAHLTVSATGAQTPWGTLTNGLLVARLLAPSTTNQQPHADLQLHADSAQTQWASTKDFRLALRLISDETLTNKVQCQLELLAGETITPWAQATNAHFTAQWAHSPTNPIPINGNGTLTLADARTRWGTAGGFELTGRLQEPPKNFTRTANEQWAWWASLEPYYIDWNCHLTNVHAQDFKVQEVACGGTWRAPELAITNVYSELYQGKVKAQASLNVVSRELNFSYSSDFDVQKVSPALSEKSRHWIGQFSWQNPPALQGSGGFVFPSWTNRQPDWRAEVLPTLCLEGEVKLGEAAYRGIQVSSAQSHIRYTNMIWDIPDLIATRPEGKLNLAIRANDRTKDYYFRINSSIDPKVAQPLFEPQQQRIFDMISTTQPPIVDAEIWGQWYDHERIGFKAQVACRDFSFRGEAATSLRSGIEYTNHFLTLTNARVEYGTQYMAASSALFNFDKRTVAITNGFSTMEPARVLTAVGPRIFKIMEPYHFLQPPMVRLNGIIPLGSEAPVDAHFEVEGGPFQWSKFNVAHISGGVHWVGDHLNLSQIQADFYKGTLTGSAEFDFAHRKGADFGFDFIVTDSNLHLLMADLYSGTNNLQGRLSGHLTVISANTADWNSWFGKGQVDLHEGLIWEIPIFGIFSQALNDLVPGLGKSPISEAAGTFTINNSIIRSDDLEMRAPVMRMLYKGTVDFDTRVNATVEAQMFQDTWVVGPILSKVLWPVTKAFEYKVTGTLANPKREPLYIPKVLSPFQWFRSLRQALPGQSGAKGNADDAKPPQ; from the coding sequence ATGCGGATTTCAGTTCTGTTGCTCATTCTTAGTCTGGTTGCTGCCGGGATTTACCTGAACCAGGTTGGATTGCCGGATGTCCTCAAAGCGCCGCTGATTGGGAAACTGCACGACAAAGGTGTAGACCTTCAGTTCTCCCGCCTCCGTCTGCGTTGGTATCGTGGAATCGTTGCCGAAAATGTTGTTTTCGGACAGGTTCCACAAGGGACGAATGATCCGCAAATTTTCATCCGTGAGGTTGAAGTAAAGCTTAACCACGAAGCCCTCAAAAGCTTTCAACTCAGTCCGGATTCCCTGATACTGCATAACGGTGAGGTCCTTTGGGCGGAGGCGGAAACCAATCGCAACCGGCAGGCGTTGGCGGTCAATAAAATTGAAACTCGGCTCCGTTTTCTACCGAATGACCAATGGGAGTTGGAAAACTTCAAAGCTTCCGTTGCCGGCGTACAGGTAAACCTGTCAGGTTCCCTGACCAATGCATCGGCCATGCGGGAGTGGACGAAAGGCCAGGGCACCAACATGGCTTCTCCCAAAAAATTGCAGGACCGCCTCAATCGGGTGGAAGATACATTTGAGCGGATCAAATTCTTTACGCCTCCGGAAATAAACCTGGTTTTCCATGGTGACGCCCGCAATTTGGAAAGTTTTGATGCCCATCTTACGGTGAGCGCCACGGGGGCGCAAACTCCCTGGGGAACATTGACCAATGGCCTGCTGGTGGCCAGGTTGCTGGCTCCGAGCACAACCAACCAGCAACCGCATGCGGACCTCCAGCTACATGCCGATAGCGCCCAAACTCAGTGGGCCAGCACGAAGGATTTCCGGCTGGCGCTCAGATTAATTTCGGATGAAACCTTAACGAATAAGGTTCAATGCCAGCTTGAACTCCTGGCCGGGGAGACGATCACACCATGGGCACAGGCCACGAATGCACACTTTACCGCGCAATGGGCTCACTCACCCACCAACCCAATTCCCATAAACGGCAATGGAACATTAACCCTGGCAGATGCGCGAACCCGCTGGGGCACCGCAGGCGGATTTGAACTGACCGGACGGCTGCAGGAACCGCCGAAGAATTTCACCCGCACTGCCAATGAACAGTGGGCGTGGTGGGCGTCGCTCGAGCCTTATTACATTGATTGGAACTGCCATCTTACCAATGTCCACGCTCAAGATTTTAAGGTGCAGGAAGTGGCTTGTGGCGGAACATGGCGGGCTCCTGAACTGGCCATAACCAACGTATATTCCGAATTGTACCAGGGTAAAGTGAAAGCCCAGGCGTCCCTGAACGTAGTTTCCCGCGAGCTGAACTTCAGTTACTCCTCGGACTTTGATGTGCAAAAAGTTTCTCCGGCACTTAGTGAGAAAAGCCGACACTGGATCGGGCAATTCTCCTGGCAAAACCCACCGGCCTTGCAAGGTAGTGGCGGTTTCGTATTTCCTTCATGGACCAATAGACAGCCCGACTGGCGAGCTGAGGTACTCCCAACGCTCTGTTTGGAAGGTGAAGTGAAGCTGGGAGAGGCGGCGTATCGCGGAATCCAGGTGAGCTCCGCGCAGTCACATATTCGTTATACCAACATGATCTGGGATATACCGGACTTGATCGCGACCAGGCCGGAAGGGAAACTCAATCTGGCAATTCGGGCCAACGATCGAACCAAGGATTACTATTTTCGCATTAACAGCAGCATTGATCCCAAGGTGGCCCAGCCGCTGTTTGAGCCTCAGCAACAGCGCATATTCGACATGATATCGACTACTCAGCCACCGATAGTAGACGCTGAGATTTGGGGGCAGTGGTATGACCATGAGCGGATCGGATTCAAAGCGCAGGTGGCTTGTCGTGATTTTAGCTTTCGCGGCGAGGCAGCCACCAGCTTACGGTCGGGGATTGAATATACAAATCACTTTCTCACGCTCACCAATGCACGGGTGGAATACGGCACGCAATATATGGCAGCCTCCAGCGCCCTGTTTAATTTTGATAAAAGGACCGTTGCGATTACCAACGGTTTCAGCACCATGGAACCTGCCCGCGTGCTTACCGCGGTGGGCCCCAGGATATTCAAGATCATGGAGCCTTACCATTTTCTTCAACCCCCAATGGTACGTTTAAACGGGATCATTCCGCTTGGATCAGAGGCTCCGGTAGACGCTCATTTTGAGGTCGAAGGAGGGCCGTTCCAGTGGAGTAAATTCAACGTCGCACACATATCGGGCGGAGTGCATTGGGTGGGTGATCATCTCAACTTAAGCCAGATCCAGGCTGATTTTTACAAAGGCACCCTGACCGGCTCCGCAGAATTTGATTTCGCGCATCGCAAAGGTGCAGACTTCGGCTTTGATTTCATAGTGACCGATTCCAATCTGCATTTGCTCATGGCAGACTTATATAGCGGAACTAATAATTTGCAGGGGCGATTGAGTGGCCATCTTACTGTCATCAGCGCGAACACTGCGGATTGGAATAGTTGGTTTGGAAAGGGCCAGGTCGACTTACATGAAGGGCTCATATGGGAAATTCCCATCTTCGGCATATTCTCCCAGGCGCTAAATGATCTGGTTCCAGGACTCGGCAAAAGCCCAATTAGCGAGGCTGCGGGTACTTTTACCATCAACAATAGTATTATACGGTCAGACGACCTTGAAATGAGGGCTCCGGTAATGCGGATGCTATACAAAGGCACCGTCGATTTCGATACCAGGGTGAATGCCACGGTTGAGGCTCAGATGTTTCAGGATACCTGGGTGGTGGGCCCAATCTTAAGCAAGGTGCTTTGGCCGGTTACAAAGGCTTTCGAATATAAAGTCACCGGCACCCTGGCCAATCCGAAACGCGAGCCCCTCTATATTCCCAAGGTACTCTCCCCTTTT
- a CDS encoding DUF4340 domain-containing protein, protein MNPKNTWILIFVTAGMFAFIFFIERHQRETTPSATKALVNFKAASITSIQIQPAGQLEMRATRTNGSWQLTKPITYPAQSVAIESLLRALETLSVQIHIPTQELRKNPKAEEEFGFETPQVTVILQEGNNRHSPIKFGFLTAPGDQVYLQVVGTEGIDVVSSDIIKLLPRTLNEWRDTNLLSLKGLTFDRLAVTNGGRSFELSRASNRLWRITYPMPARADSSRVEGSLARLESARVSRFVTDDPAADLETYGLKPAEFEVTLSQGTNPVLALQFGKSPTNDSKQIFAMVKGQPAIVEIPKEFIAPWRARYEEFRDRRLAGPVPLSLETIEVHQSDKSTDFTIQKQSTGAWRVNEPYNFPADPETMLDLIDGLSGLEIVPAAGQFAVKDVVSASDFPKYGLANPVRKYILKEGMTKDKSNPTNVVLAELDFGSTFEDKIYARRADRPDEDSVYAVKQVDFERLPSKALQLRDRHIWNFTPADVSSVTVRNDGSSVKMIRKAENQWSLASGSQGIVDNFAVEAGADELGSLEAGSWIDCGDQNLAKYGISDKSTQVSVEVRSGNQNQTLVLDLGGWSPSQHRYGAVRLEGQTWVFEFPTRIVERILYDFNIHEKPAS, encoded by the coding sequence ATGAATCCAAAGAATACATGGATACTCATTTTTGTCACAGCTGGCATGTTTGCCTTCATTTTTTTTATTGAAAGACATCAGCGTGAAACGACACCTTCCGCAACGAAGGCACTGGTCAACTTCAAGGCAGCCTCCATTACCAGCATTCAAATTCAGCCTGCCGGCCAACTGGAAATGCGCGCCACTCGAACCAATGGCAGCTGGCAATTGACGAAGCCGATTACCTACCCGGCCCAAAGCGTGGCGATTGAATCCCTGCTGCGCGCGTTGGAAACCTTGAGCGTGCAAATTCACATTCCGACGCAGGAACTAAGAAAAAATCCCAAGGCCGAGGAGGAGTTCGGATTTGAGACACCCCAGGTTACCGTCATTCTTCAAGAGGGAAACAATCGTCATTCTCCGATAAAATTTGGATTCCTTACCGCGCCAGGTGATCAGGTTTACCTGCAGGTAGTAGGCACGGAAGGAATCGATGTGGTTAGTTCTGACATAATCAAATTGCTTCCACGAACCTTAAACGAATGGCGGGATACCAACCTGTTGTCCTTGAAGGGTCTGACCTTTGACCGGCTCGCCGTCACGAACGGCGGAAGGTCCTTTGAGTTAAGTCGTGCGTCCAACCGGCTTTGGCGCATCACCTATCCAATGCCCGCGCGTGCTGATAGTTCAAGAGTAGAAGGGAGCCTGGCAAGATTGGAGAGTGCGCGGGTCAGCCGTTTTGTAACGGACGATCCGGCGGCCGACCTGGAGACCTACGGTTTGAAGCCGGCCGAATTTGAAGTAACTCTCAGTCAAGGAACCAATCCCGTGCTTGCGTTGCAATTTGGAAAAAGCCCGACAAATGACTCCAAACAGATTTTTGCAATGGTCAAGGGCCAGCCAGCCATTGTCGAAATTCCGAAGGAGTTCATTGCCCCCTGGCGCGCCCGATATGAAGAATTTCGGGATAGACGGCTTGCGGGACCTGTTCCTTTGTCATTGGAGACAATTGAGGTCCATCAGTCGGATAAATCGACAGACTTTACGATCCAAAAGCAGAGCACTGGCGCGTGGCGCGTCAACGAGCCCTATAACTTTCCTGCCGACCCGGAAACCATGCTCGATTTGATTGATGGTTTGAGTGGTCTCGAAATTGTGCCGGCGGCCGGCCAATTTGCTGTCAAAGACGTGGTGAGCGCCTCAGACTTTCCCAAGTATGGGCTCGCCAATCCGGTTCGGAAATATATTCTTAAGGAAGGCATGACCAAGGATAAGTCCAATCCCACGAATGTCGTTTTGGCAGAATTGGATTTCGGCTCAACCTTTGAAGATAAAATCTATGCCCGTCGCGCTGACCGTCCTGATGAGGATTCAGTTTATGCGGTCAAACAAGTCGATTTTGAAAGACTTCCTTCCAAGGCCCTCCAACTCCGGGACCGGCATATCTGGAACTTTACGCCGGCAGATGTCAGCAGTGTCACGGTTCGTAATGACGGTTCCTCCGTTAAAATGATTCGCAAGGCAGAAAATCAATGGAGTCTCGCCAGCGGTTCTCAGGGTATTGTGGATAATTTTGCGGTCGAAGCAGGAGCGGATGAACTGGGCAGCCTTGAAGCGGGTTCCTGGATTGACTGCGGGGATCAAAATCTCGCGAAGTATGGAATATCCGACAAATCGACGCAAGTTTCTGTGGAAGTGCGTTCAGGTAATCAAAATCAAACGTTGGTTTTGGATCTGGGCGGTTGGTCACCCAGTCAGCACCGTTATGGAGCTGTCCGCCTTGAGGGCCAAACCTGGGTATTCGAATTTCCCACCCGCATAGTGGAGCGGATTTTGTACGACTTTAATATTCACGAAAAACCCGCTTCCTGA
- a CDS encoding Gldg family protein codes for MIASIVAVIALVGMLNYLAARHYTRFSWSSRTKAQLSPQTLNLLNSITNDIKVTVYFDKKHELYTLVDSLLSEYHGKNRHISIETVDYVNNPAGAEKVKATYGLRSAAQKDLVIFEANGRTNYVEQSFLGDYTIDPQQNEKGEREFRYVLKSFKGELYFNAALLRVTSTKPFKAYFVAPHKLSSLISTEKDGYNKLVELLQQNYIQPAVITNLVGTNTVPADCNLLVVLATRTPFFPEEVDNIRKYLNQGGRMLFLLNFTSEKDNLGMEKFLAEDWNVEIGHNIVRDMENSQKDGVDLIISGFNKNSPIVSSLLDSSVQLYQPRSISKRDTGKQNADAPKVEELAFTSANAIIENSSAPHNKPIPLMVSVEKGAIKGVYAERGVTRMVIGGDSIFLNNYYIGSGDNQLLAVNIFNWLLDRTQLMQGVAPQQVTEYKIMMTRSQFRDVEWILLAAMPGGVMLLGGIVWLRRRK; via the coding sequence GTGATTGCCTCAATAGTGGCCGTCATCGCACTGGTAGGCATGCTGAATTATCTGGCAGCACGCCACTACACCAGATTTTCCTGGAGCTCACGCACGAAGGCACAACTCTCCCCTCAAACATTAAACCTCCTAAATTCAATCACGAACGACATAAAGGTCACAGTTTACTTTGATAAGAAGCACGAGCTTTATACGTTGGTCGATTCCTTGTTGAGCGAGTACCATGGAAAGAATCGCCATATATCCATCGAAACGGTTGATTACGTGAACAATCCGGCGGGAGCTGAAAAGGTCAAGGCCACGTACGGCCTGCGGTCGGCGGCCCAGAAGGATTTGGTCATTTTTGAGGCGAATGGCCGCACCAACTATGTTGAACAGTCATTTCTTGGCGACTACACCATCGATCCCCAACAAAATGAAAAAGGTGAAAGGGAGTTCCGCTACGTCCTGAAATCATTTAAAGGTGAACTTTATTTTAACGCCGCTCTCCTGAGAGTGACGAGCACCAAACCTTTCAAAGCCTATTTCGTTGCCCCACACAAACTTTCCAGTCTTATTTCCACAGAAAAGGATGGCTACAATAAGCTCGTCGAACTGCTGCAACAGAATTATATCCAACCGGCCGTAATCACGAACCTGGTCGGCACAAACACGGTACCTGCAGATTGCAACCTGCTGGTGGTGCTGGCCACGAGGACTCCTTTCTTTCCAGAGGAAGTGGATAATATCCGCAAGTATCTCAACCAGGGTGGACGCATGTTGTTTCTCTTAAATTTCACCAGCGAGAAGGACAACCTGGGGATGGAAAAATTTTTGGCTGAAGATTGGAATGTGGAGATCGGCCATAACATCGTCAGGGACATGGAGAACAGCCAGAAGGATGGAGTGGATTTGATCATCAGCGGATTCAACAAGAACAGCCCGATAGTCTCTTCATTACTTGATTCAAGCGTGCAGTTATACCAACCCCGCTCCATTTCCAAACGGGACACCGGCAAGCAAAATGCAGACGCTCCAAAAGTAGAGGAACTGGCCTTCACCAGCGCCAACGCAATCATAGAAAATAGCTCCGCGCCACACAACAAACCGATTCCTTTAATGGTTTCGGTTGAAAAAGGTGCCATCAAGGGAGTTTATGCGGAGAGAGGAGTGACTCGAATGGTTATTGGTGGCGATTCCATTTTTCTGAACAACTATTATATTGGAAGTGGCGACAATCAACTGTTGGCCGTCAATATTTTCAATTGGCTTCTGGATAGGACGCAGCTCATGCAAGGCGTCGCCCCACAGCAGGTCACAGAGTATAAGATTATGATGACCAGATCACAATTCAGGGACGTGGAATGGATTCTCCTGGCAGCAATGCCAGGCGGGGTGATGCTGTTGGGCGGCATCGTATGGTTGCGCCGACGCAAATAA
- a CDS encoding ABC transporter permease, producing the protein MQAYLTLTRRELAGFFVSLTGYVIIAAAVFLMGLSFVALIGQLQSEATPVPLTQLFYSTHFFWLILVLATPMITMRLFAQEKYSGTFETLMTTPVSDLQVVMAKFSGALVFYMLMWLPLVGCMFILGHYTNNAKALDPGLIGSTYFGIFLLGGVFMSMGCFASALTRSQMIAAMMALTFGFTLFLLSFLASRLDMVTSWQTEALSHLALFDQMNDFARGLIDTRYVIFYVSLTVLFLFLTLRVVQSRRWK; encoded by the coding sequence ATGCAGGCATACTTAACCCTCACCCGGCGCGAATTGGCCGGTTTCTTCGTGTCTTTAACCGGATATGTAATAATTGCGGCGGCAGTGTTCCTGATGGGTTTGAGCTTCGTCGCACTCATTGGCCAGTTGCAAAGCGAGGCCACCCCGGTGCCGCTGACACAACTATTCTACTCCACGCATTTTTTCTGGCTGATTCTGGTTCTCGCAACTCCGATGATTACCATGCGCCTGTTCGCGCAGGAGAAGTATTCAGGCACTTTTGAAACTTTGATGACCACTCCCGTGAGCGACTTGCAGGTGGTAATGGCCAAATTCTCAGGGGCATTGGTTTTTTATATGCTTATGTGGCTGCCGCTGGTGGGCTGCATGTTTATTCTGGGCCACTACACCAATAATGCCAAAGCGCTTGATCCCGGCCTGATAGGAAGCACTTACTTCGGCATATTTCTCCTGGGAGGAGTGTTTATGTCCATGGGCTGCTTTGCTTCGGCCCTGACCCGCAGCCAGATGATCGCGGCCATGATGGCTCTTACCTTCGGATTCACTCTGTTTCTACTGAGCTTTTTAGCGAGCCGTCTTGACATGGTTACATCCTGGCAGACCGAGGCGCTTTCACATCTGGCATTATTCGACCAGATGAATGATTTCGCCCGCGGCTTGATTGATACACGTTACGTGATTTTTTACGTGAGCCTTACGGTTCTCTTTCTGTTCTTAACTTTGAGGGTGGTGCAAAGCCGCCGATGGAAATAA
- a CDS encoding ABC transporter ATP-binding protein has protein sequence MIEVSNLTKRYAGHTAVSNISFTVGRGEIVGLLGTNGAGKSTTMRILSCYMPATAGTVRVAGYDVFTQADEVRRRIGYMPENNPLHPEMRVREYLKFRARIKGLGRRQCRERVDTVIDQCSLGDVSRKIIGHLSKGYRQRVGLADALVHEPELIILDEPTIGLDPNQIRSVRQLIKDLGRTHTVLISTHILPEVEMTCNRVLILHGGKILAADSPENLQKLMSKGSQVITEVAAPAGELRGLWDQLPEVEHFDISPVDGEFQRCALTPRDGIDIRPQVFALIKERGWSMRELTRNKFSLEDIYVRVTRPNEEEES, from the coding sequence ATGATAGAAGTCTCGAACCTGACCAAGCGATATGCCGGGCATACGGCGGTATCGAACATTTCCTTTACGGTCGGCCGCGGGGAAATTGTTGGCTTGCTCGGCACCAATGGGGCCGGCAAGAGCACGACCATGCGCATCCTTTCCTGCTACATGCCGGCGACCGCCGGAACAGTACGTGTCGCGGGTTATGATGTCTTTACGCAGGCGGACGAGGTGCGACGGCGTATTGGTTACATGCCGGAAAACAATCCCTTGCATCCCGAAATGCGCGTGCGGGAGTACTTAAAATTTCGTGCCCGAATAAAGGGACTTGGCCGCCGCCAATGCCGTGAGCGCGTTGATACGGTCATCGATCAGTGCTCATTGGGTGATGTAAGCCGGAAAATTATCGGTCACTTGTCCAAAGGCTATCGGCAGCGAGTCGGACTGGCCGATGCCCTGGTGCATGAACCTGAGTTGATCATTTTAGATGAACCCACGATTGGCTTGGATCCAAATCAGATTCGATCGGTTCGTCAGTTGATCAAGGATTTGGGTCGCACTCACACTGTTTTAATTTCGACGCACATTTTGCCGGAGGTCGAAATGACGTGCAATCGCGTGTTGATTCTGCACGGGGGAAAAATCCTGGCGGCAGACAGTCCGGAAAATCTTCAGAAGCTCATGAGTAAAGGGAGCCAGGTAATTACCGAAGTTGCTGCACCCGCAGGCGAGTTGCGCGGTTTGTGGGACCAGTTGCCCGAGGTGGAACATTTCGATATCTCCCCTGTGGATGGTGAGTTCCAGCGTTGCGCCTTAACTCCGCGGGACGGAATTGATATACGTCCGCAAGTCTTTGCATTGATCAAGGAACGGGGATGGAGCATGCGGGAACTCACACGCAACAAATTTTCCCTGGAAGACATCTATGTGAGGGTAACCCGGCCGAACGAAGAGGAGGAGAGCTAA
- a CDS encoding trypsin-like peptidase domain-containing protein, with protein sequence MLFRGQIRAAGYFAVVLASLWLVSGNDSCRAEQSAVETDIRRDATVEAIERVMPAVVNIATETIINVRDPFDDMIRQFFDPYHRRQAPNSQLSLGSGVIIDEEGYVLTNDHVVRRADKIWVKLYTNDTPYEAKLISTNPKSDVALIKIMPRQHEKFAAVKFAKDDDLLLGETVLALGNPFGLGASVSKGILSSKSRSTPKENSQLDIPNWLQTDAAINPGNSGGPLLNLHGELIGLNVAILSDAQGIGFAIPVKLVNEALSEIFTPESSGKSLWFGARVRPGSVPLLVMNVQPQSPAEKAGLMAGDYVLKINGKQPKGFIDFNQQLVNGSSSEVPITIQRKAEIKSLVVKLIPEKDYFNADFVQQLLGIRLQELTPQLARAFGLNSRDGFVVVEVDKDSSAAQALEPGYLITAINGQTAQDMISAAKILQGKKRGEKVQLDVVAQHRRGAFISYRQGTVELTVR encoded by the coding sequence ATGCTTTTTAGAGGGCAAATTCGTGCAGCCGGTTATTTTGCAGTCGTGCTCGCCAGTTTATGGCTGGTGTCAGGGAATGATTCGTGTCGGGCAGAGCAATCGGCAGTGGAAACCGATATTCGCCGGGATGCCACTGTGGAGGCAATCGAGCGGGTCATGCCGGCCGTAGTGAATATCGCGACTGAAACAATCATCAATGTCAGAGACCCATTTGATGACATGATCAGGCAGTTTTTTGACCCTTATCACCGTCGCCAGGCTCCAAATTCGCAGTTGAGTCTCGGTTCAGGAGTCATCATCGATGAAGAGGGATACGTGCTGACCAATGACCATGTGGTTCGGCGGGCGGACAAAATATGGGTAAAATTGTATACCAACGATACTCCATATGAAGCCAAACTGATTTCCACCAATCCCAAAAGCGATGTGGCACTCATCAAAATCATGCCCAGGCAGCATGAGAAATTTGCCGCCGTTAAATTCGCCAAAGATGATGATCTGCTACTCGGGGAAACGGTCCTGGCGCTGGGCAACCCATTTGGGTTGGGCGCTTCCGTGAGCAAGGGAATTTTAAGTTCAAAAAGTCGCTCCACACCCAAGGAAAACAGCCAATTGGACATTCCGAACTGGTTACAGACTGATGCAGCGATTAATCCCGGCAATAGTGGCGGACCGCTTCTCAACCTTCACGGAGAGTTGATTGGCCTCAATGTCGCCATCCTGTCGGATGCGCAAGGAATTGGGTTTGCTATCCCGGTAAAACTGGTGAATGAGGCCCTTTCGGAAATCTTCACCCCGGAATCTTCAGGGAAGTCGCTTTGGTTCGGCGCCCGTGTGCGGCCTGGCTCCGTCCCCCTGCTCGTAATGAATGTTCAGCCACAAAGTCCGGCGGAAAAGGCCGGATTAATGGCTGGCGACTACGTTCTCAAGATAAATGGAAAGCAGCCGAAGGGATTTATCGATTTCAATCAGCAACTTGTGAATGGTTCCAGTAGTGAAGTGCCAATCACCATTCAAAGAAAGGCAGAAATCAAGAGCCTGGTAGTAAAATTGATTCCCGAAAAAGATTATTTTAATGCAGATTTTGTTCAGCAACTGCTTGGTATCAGGTTGCAGGAACTCACACCGCAATTGGCAAGAGCCTTCGGCTTGAACTCCAGGGACGGCTTTGTGGTTGTCGAAGTTGACAAAGATTCGTCAGCAGCCCAGGCGCTTGAACCCGGATACCTGATTACCGCCATAAATGGTCAAACTGCCCAGGATATGATCTCCGCCGCCAAAATACTTCAAGGCAAAAAACGAGGTGAAAAGGTTCAACTCGATGTCGTGGCGCAACATCGGAGAGGCGCATTCATTTCCTATCGTCAAGGCACAGTGGAGCTTACCGTTCGATAA